In the genome of Phacochoerus africanus isolate WHEZ1 chromosome 5, ROS_Pafr_v1, whole genome shotgun sequence, the window CCGGGAGGGTCCGCTCCGGGTGGAGTGGAGGCCCCGCCCTTGCCCTTCCTTTCCCACCGGGTGGGAGCTGGTCCGGGTgggtgggcggggcctgggctgtgggaaTGTCAGCCCAGCTCTGTAAACAGCGGGTGACTCACCGCCCAGCTATGCCCCGGCCCGCTGGGAGAGCTGCAATGATAGCAGCCCCTCCGCTCTCAGACTGTCCCCAGCCCGGGCTTCTCCGGCCCAGTGGTGACCTCGGCCCCCGGGAGCAGGGTGGTCTGTGGGGCGCTCACTGGGCCCACAGATGCCAGGGTGAAGTCACCATCAGGAAGCGCTCACCTCCCTGCCAGGACCCCCAAGTGGCCGTGTGTCCATCTCCAGCCCACCTGGAGCCtcgaggagggcagaggggcctgGAGGTGCCAGGGCcgcaccagccctgctgctgttCTGCTCTCCCTCCACCGCATCCGGAGAGCAGCCGTGTTGCCGGGGACCACCGGGAGCCCCCTGGCCCGGGTGCTGAGCCCCTCTGGTGGTGAAGGGGGGGCAGCTGTCGGAGGCAGGGCCAGTGGTGGCGGGTCCGGACAGTGCTCCGTCGAGTCCTGGGGCTGCAGGCCGAGGTACCCACCCGGGGCTCCGTCCCCCCATTGTGGAGGCCTTGGTGCACCTCTGTCTTGGCCCTGAGACCCTCCTTGGGTGTGTTTCTCTGACACTGTCTCTGCTCAGTTCACCTTGCCTGGCATTTGGATCTTGTCTGGGCTTGGGGGAGGGCAGCCCCCAGTCCTTGAAGCCGGTGACATAGTGTCCCCGCGAGCCAGGGGCCAGGTATCCCACGCCCCTTCCCCAGCCGCGGGCACGAGGGGCCTGCTCACTGCCTCGCAAACCTGCACAGCCCGCCCGAAGCCATTGTTGCTGTGGGCTTCTCTGTTTCCATGACGACCATCAGGGGTTGGCTACTTCCCAAGGTCGCCATGGCAACTATCAGAGGGGAATCATGCTTGGGATGCTTTGGCTGGCTTTTTCATGAATGATTAGAATGTGTGACACAATGCAGACGCGAGAATGAGAAGGGCGGGCTGCAGGGACAACTCCCGCCAGACGGTCGGTGAGCTCTGGAGGTGgtggcccccacctcccccgtCCGGGCTGGCGTGGGAGCCCCCACCCACCTCTGGGCCTCAGGTCATGGCTGTGGGGCAGCCGAGGTGGAGGCGGtgatgtcacagctgcagtgccCTTGGCAGAGGTAGGTCTGCCGGGGAGGGTGAGGCCTGGGCCCCGTGGGCTCGGggctccccctccctgcccatcGTTGGGTTGAGCTCCCCAGAAGGCACCTTCGTGTCGGGGGCCAGGCGGGCCCAGAGTGACGGGTCCTGCTTGGGCAGTGCTGTCCCTGGGTCCAGCGGTGATCGTCAGGGGCTGGGTGTGGCCTGTCCAGAGGGGGTTTGGCTGCTGAGCCGTGTCCCCTGAACGTGGCTTCCAGTGCCTCCCAGGTGCGAGCGTCTGAGCTCAGGGCCAAGGTCAGAACAGGAAGTGGCAGTGCTGCTGCCCAGAGCCGCCCCAGGCACAGGTGCTCCTGGCCAGGCCCTGCAGGCAGGGGGAGGCGGGGCGCGGGACGGCCCTGTGGCTGCCGGGCACCAGACGGAGGCTCCTCTGCGGGCAGGGCTGGAGCCTGAGGTGGGGCCCGTGCCCTCCCGGGCCCCTTGAGAGGCTCAGGCCCAGCCAGAGTGCCCTGATTTCAGGGGCTATGCTTGGGCAGCACAGGTGGGGGGCGGCACCTCCTGGGAGCATCCCCCTGGGGGTCCCTGCTTTGGGTCACTTGCGACCGCAGCTTGCCCTGTGCCCGGCCAGGAACTAACCACGCTCGTTCTGTGCTCTGTGATTTTCTAGTTACCATTTCCACACGGTTCTGTCCGGGTGACGGTGCCCAGGTTATGACGACTAATCCCAAACCGAACAAGGCATTGAAGgtaaggggtggggtgggcagaccCTGGGCCCAGGCCTGGGAAAGGTCCCTTCGGCCCCAGACGCCCCATCCCGGTGCCGCCCTTAGAGCGCGAGGAAGGAGGCCTGTCACAGGGTGGGAGGAGCTGTTGCCCTGAGGGAGGGAGTGTCTTTGGGAAAAGTGGTGACCGAGTTTGGGGGCCGTGGCCTGGGAAGCCTCGGCTCTGACgtccaggggctggagggtgggtgCCGGCTGGCCAGAGTACATTCGAGCCCCCGGCGCCGGGGTCTGCGTCACGTGGCCTCTGCTCCCACAGAGCCCCTGAGGGTGCAGTGAGCAGGGTGCTCTGGCCCCCGGCGTCCGGCTCCCTGCGCCTCCACGTCGGGGGCTGGCGTGCGCCCTCGGACTGGCCGTCTCTCGTCTCgggagcagagctgggcctggCCCGAGGTGGGCTCTTGGAGCACATGCGGGCCGAGCCTCTCATAGCCTCTCGTGAGGTCCTGCGGTCCGTGGAGCCCAGCCCACCGGCCTTGGCTGGGTCCCGGAGTCTGAGGGGTGCAGAGGGATGGGCGGCCGTCCGCCCCTTGGCAGCCTTGCACCGGGCACCAGAGGGTCACAGGCAGCCCCGCTGGGCCGAGGCCTCGCAGGTTTGGGCGGCCAGCGGTCACCGGTCGTGGCCGACATAGCCAGAGGCCCCCCCCCTCAGCGAACACCCTTGCACCGCCCCGAGTGCACGAGGTCGGCTGACCCCACGGCGATCCTCCCGCCTTCCCGCTGAAGCAGGACGGGCCGGCCTGGGACGCGGAGGGGAGCAGACCTGGGCCTCGCGGTGCGCGCCGGGGTCCCCGCCTGAGCCTGCGCTGTGGCCCCGCAGGTCAAGAAGGAGGTGGGCGAGAACGCCCCGGTGCTCAGCGACGATGAGCTGGTATCCATGTCGGTGCGGGAGCTGAACCAGCACCTGCGCGGCCTGTCCAAGGAGGAGGTGGTCCGCCTGAAGCAGCGCCGCCGCACGCTCAAGAACCGCGGCTACGCAGCCAGCTGCCGCATCAAGCGCGTGACGCAGAAGGAGGAGCTGGAGCGGCAGCGGGTGGAGCTGCAGCAGGAGGTGGAGAAGCTGGCCCGCGAGAACAGCAGCATGAAGCTGGAGCTGGACGCCCTGCGCTCCAAGTACGAGGCCCTGCAGACCTTTGCCCGCACGGTGGCCCGAGGCCCCATCACGCCCACCAAGGTGGCCACCACCAGCGTCATCACCATCGTCAAGTCCGCCGAGATCTCCTCCACCTCCGTGCCCTTCTCCGCCGCCTCCTAGTGCCCGGCCTGGGGGGGGcgcgggcgggcaggcgggcggggCGCGTCCCTCGAGCTGGTCGGAGGTCCAGACCCCTCGGTACCGCGTCCGGTCCAGGAGGCCCCGCAGGGCCCTGGCTGTGGCCGGGGAAGAGCCGGTTCCCGAGAGCCCGTGTGCCGCACGCCTTCTCACGCGCACGCCCGCACCCGGCCTTCCTGGGCCCTGCTGGTGCTCTGCAGACATTTCTGGGGGCACTTCTGGGGGGTTCTGTCTTGCGCTGGAGGAGTTGGGATGTGTGGAGGGAAGGTCCTCCGACGCTCCCAGGCCCCCGTgtcttccacccccaccccgagcaGCCTGTCCACGCCCCGCAGCGCTTCGGGCCCCCTTGCGGCGCCCCTGCCGGGGCAGGACCCCGTCCCTGCCCCGACGGCTCTGCGGTGCCCTGAGAGGAGCCGAGCACCGTGGGGTCCCGATGCACCAGGAGCCTGCTTCAGCCTCAGCCCCAGGCCGGTGCCCCGAGAAGCTGGTGGGGGAAGGGCGGCGTGCGTGTGCAGGCGTGTGCGTGTCTGTACACGCGTGTGCCTGTCCTCCCGCCAGGGCACTAGCGGCTCAGGGGGCTTCGGGAAGCAGCTCCTTGTGGGCAGTCACCTGGTCCCGTGGCGAATGCGGGCAGGGTCGTGCGAGCCTTGGGTTCCTCCTCCGCGGCAGGGGCCGCAGGGGGGGTCTCTGGACGGGGGCAGCCGCCAGGCCGGGGGAGGCGGAGCCCCGGGgcggggaggcgggaggggagcATGTTGTGTGCGGAGCAGGCCCTGGAGCTGGGCAGGCGTGGCTGCCCCGGCTCCTGCAGCTGGAGGACCCGGAGAGCAGGGAGATGGGTGGGGACGGAGGGCAAGGAGGGTTGATGGTGGGGGGAGGTGCTGATGCAGGAGGCGGGCCAGGAGGGTGGCAAGAGCCTGCCTCCGGGAGCCCGCGGGCGGCGTGTTGGCGGAGGACTCGGGACCCTGCGACCTTGGTGCTTAATCATTGCCTGGAACCTTCGCCTGCTCTTTCTTTCTGGCGCTCGGAGCCACGGGTGGCCTAGGTGGCCTTTGCTGGGGCTTCCCTTCCCTGAGAGCTGCTGCAGGGGCTGCCTTGGGGCCAGCcatggcccccccaccccaccccccgtcccgcctctcctgggaggccctggggccGGGGCTGGGCTGCTAGCCGCCAACCCCACCACaggccgggcgggcgggcgcgcTGGGCTCCGGCCCCGCCTTGCTCCTGGCTTGCCTCCTGGGGGCCGGCCAGTCAGGCCCCCACGCTGCAGAGCCCCGGAGGGGGAGGAGCGGCGGCGGACAGAGAGCCCCGAGGGCTGCGGACAGACTGCGTCCGTCTGGGGGAAGGCCCGGGTCGGGGGCGTGCTGGGGCCTCGCGGCCGAAGCCGGTGTGTCAGCCAGCCGCCGATGCCAGAGCCGCGGTAGGTAATCCACATTGGATGTCGATAAGGACCACGGGAGtatttaagagagagaaaagtatatatatataaaactatatgcaCATTTTATCGTACAGATTTTCATAACTTTTCTTCCTGTTTGATACTGTAAATCTCTATTAGAGCAGAGctgcctgggcctgggggtggctgcagtggggTTGGCTGCTCGCCACCTGCTTCCCTCGGGCCTCAGCCCTGCCAGGTGCCCCACCGGGCACCCCCGCCCCGCAGCCCCCACCACCGCTCCCTGGGACCAGCCGGGGAGACCAGCGTGACCCCTTCTTCTCCCTCCAGAGCATCGAAATTTCATTGTCACAGTTTTAAtatatgggtttttttatttaagaaaacaggCAAGGCCCctggtcgggggtgggggtgctggtttcctgccccccccccccatgatgcTTCAGGCGCTCCCTCCCTGGCAACAGGCCCTCATGTGAGCTCCGCACCAGTTCCTGCCCCTCTGGCCACGCAGCAGTtccatttcaatatttatttttgtgctgcTTTTATCGTGATATAAATTATTGAGAAGAGACCTACGTCGTGGCCCTGTCCGTGCGACGCGTGGCCCGCGCCCGCCGCTCCCCTCGGCCACACCTAATTTATTGCTGTACATCTCTCTGCTGTGATGCTTTTGTACCTTTGCAATAAAGAGTTTTCTGGTTTCAGCTCTGTCTTGCCATGGGGTTGGCGCTCTGGGCCAAGTCCTCCCGCTGGGGGCCCCTCCACATCCCAGCCATCGCTGTAGCCCCCCCAGGCGTGAGGTCCATGTTGGACGCTGCTCGGGGGCAGTCgccagggctgtggggagggcgGGCTCCCTTTCTGGGTGGTCAGTGTCCGCAGCTCCCTTTCCCTGGACACCTTCTTTGGCTGGGGCTCTGAGATGAGCTTGCAGGTTGGGAGAGACAGGactaccaggggctgggggcaaaACCGGTAAGCTGACTCCTCTGAGGGCCAGAgccagggcccccccccccaacctgggcCTGCAGGAGGGGGCCTGACCCCAGGGTGCAGTGGGTCGTGCTTGGCCCCCGCCTCTGAGCAAGGGTCACACTTGCAAAGAAAGCTGCTGTCGGTTTCTGACCATTGGCAGCCCTCCCGCCACCTCTGCCTGAGCCACCCAGGGTGGCATCTGGAAGGAACCAGGGGCCTGTGCTTCTGTGCCAGCCACTTGGGAAGCATCCCACCCCTGCTTCCTTGTGGTTGCGGGCGGCtcctcaccctctctgagccctgaGTCCAGAGGGCTCTGCTGCTCAGTCTCCCCCAGCGGAGCCAGACCCCCGCGGGCCAGCCCTGGGAgggcccccaccccgcctcctgtTCCCTGGGAACCCAGGACAGCAGCACCAGGGCTGGAACTGGCAGCAGCCTGTGGGTGTGAAGGAGGCGGCGCAGACCCGGCCCGGCTGGGGCTCCAGGCTGCCCGTCTGCTCTCGGGGCTGCCACCCCGTAGTGTGGGTTGCTGGggccacttcacagatgagaacaCCGAGGGCAGCACAGTTGGGTAACCCGGTCACAGCCCGTGGCTTAGCTCCTCGGCTGCTCCCAGCCCCACGTGGTACAGCCTGGCATCAGGGAGCCCACTTTTCATTGGGCAGCAAGATGTCCTGCTGTGCCCTGGTCCGAGCACCCTCACTCGGCTCCATGGCATGGCTGGGATAGCCGCCCCTCTGACCTGCCTGAGGCTCTGTGCCCGCTGCAGGCTCAGGAGCACAGGGCTGTGCCCTCACTGCCTCACTCTGTCACAAAAGCCTGGCCCCAGAGAGAGGCCTGTGGGGGCTGGGACCAGCTGGCAAATGCCCTGCTCTGGCTGGCCCCGTGACCTCCGGCAGGTGGCTCAACCTCAGCCGCCTCAAGGCTGTCGTGGGAGCCTGTGCGTGTGACATTGCTGGCTTGGGCCTTGGCGCACAGCAGGTGCTCCCGAAGCACCAGCCCGGACGAGGCTGCCCCGGTGCCTGAGCCTGGCGGAGAGCACCCTGCAGCCCCGACCCTCGCCGTGTCCGCGTCTGCACAAGGGGCCCTGGCCCACGTGTCCTCCAGACACAGAGCTTTGGGCAGCTCAGGCCTCAAAGGGGGAGCCACCCGGGCGGCACCGCCTCCCCGGTTCACCTGCCGGCACCTTATCTCCATCCACCGCCTCCAGAAAACCTCCCTCCCAAGCCGGCTGACTGAGACACAGGGGCCCGGCCTCGGGAGCCTCGCTGGGCTGACCGTGGGCAGAGGGCACCATAAGCCAGGTGGGGACTTCCCGGCACGCAGCAGGGAGGAGGCCTGCCTGTCTTAACGAGCAGCTGGTCTGGGCCCTGGGAGAGGCTGCTGGCCTTGAGTCCCGTGTCCCCAGGCCCAGGAAGCAAGTGGGCAGGGGTGACCTCCTCTGGCCTGACGCCGTAGGCCTGTTCCTTTCCTGCTGAGTTCGTGAAACCCTCAGCACCATTCACTCTTTCCCTGGTGACGGAGCCGGCGGCCAGGAGCGTGGAGGGTGGTGGTTGGGCGGTGGCCCGGGCCCCCTGCCATGGGCCACCTGGCATCCTATGCCTGCCGTAGGCACTGCTACCGCCCAGTGCCCTGCACCTGCCACTACCCTGCTGATGCCGCAGGCTCCCTGGATGGACCAAGGTTCTGTCCCTGCATGTCCCCCTTGGCCTACGGGCACCCTCACATGTCCACTCCCATGTCCGGGGCTCCCCAGCTCTCTGGGCTCCCGCCCAGCACAGGGAAGGTACCAGCCTCTCCTCGGCCTTGGGGCTTGGCACACTGACTGATGGCAGGGAGGCTGAGGCACAGGGCGGCCCTCCCATCTCAAGTCTCAGCTCTTCGCCTGCCTGCTCGGAGCTATGAACGTGGCCCCAAGGGGGACGGGGCCCTCCCCTCAACACGCAGACCTAGCACACGGGTCTCCTCTGCCGGCCCACAGTCCCTCCATCAGAGCACTGAGCCTGCAGGAACAGAGGCCACTAGTGTCGCTAGAAAACCCGGGCTGTTTATGTCTAATTAAGTGCGGCTGCCTGGGACGCCCGCACCCTCCGCCGTGGCCCCGGCACCACCCAGACCCACGGCAGGCGCGCCCCCCATGGGAAGCAGCTGAGGGGGGCTTGCCTCGGCCCTTCCTCCACGCCCCGCACCCCCACAGCCTGCGtggcctgcagctccaggactCTGGGGCCAGGGCTGCCGGTGCCCCCGACCATCCTtccccacagctgccagcctggggtCTGTCCGTCCAGGGGGCCGCCTGAGCCGAAGGCCCGGGGAGCCCCGCAGGTCCCTGGGCTGGTCAGAAAGGCGCAGAGCCTCTTCTGGAGTCTCGGGCCCTCCAGGCGACGGTGCGGCCCCCCAGGCGCCTTGCAGGGCCACCAAGCGACCCACTCTGCTGGCCCAAGGCAGGAAGGGAAAGGGGACCCTGGTGGCCTGACAGGAGGCCCCCAGTAGGGGCCTGACCTTTGGCAAGAGCATTGGTGGACGAGGGGCCCTGCATGTTCCCAGCCAAGTGGCCAGGGACCCCGAGGCCCCTACAGCTCCTCCGCGGGGATCAgcatccttttctccacatttcgGCTCTTCCTGCCCCTGCCGGAGCCACCGTCCGCGCCGGCGTGTGTGCTGGACGAGGGGTCCCTGGCCGGGCCGGGCCCACGGGCCTCGTGTGTGGCCTGCTGCGTGTACTGCTGGTAGGTGGGTGAGAAGTTGTGGATGGCGTCCTGCACGATGTCCTGCGGGCTCATGGTCTCCTTGAGGCCGCTGGAGATGCTCTGCATGGGAGCCGTGGGC includes:
- the MAFK gene encoding transcription factor MafK; the encoded protein is MTTNPKPNKALKVKKEVGENAPVLSDDELVSMSVRELNQHLRGLSKEEVVRLKQRRRTLKNRGYAASCRIKRVTQKEELERQRVELQQEVEKLARENSSMKLELDALRSKYEALQTFARTVARGPITPTKVATTSVITIVKSAEISSTSVPFSAAS